The Ochotona princeps isolate mOchPri1 chromosome 17, mOchPri1.hap1, whole genome shotgun sequence genome segment gacagtgggGACAGTGGGGACAGGGACAGTGGGGACAGGGACAGTGATAGTGGTCAGAGGGGGCTCATTGCGCACTGGACTCCTGTCCTGCAGGTCCTTCAATGTGAACCTGCGCCCCGTGTTCCAGGTGTCACAGGTGAGCCTATGTGGGTGGGGACGTGGCCCAGTGGAGCcaggcagctgggttggggtCAGCTGACACCCGCCCTCGCGTCCAGATGGCTGCCAGGAGCATGATTGAGCGTGGCGTGCCTGGCTCCATCGTCAATGTCTCCAGCATGGTGGCCCACGTCACCTTCCCCAACCTGTCCGCCTACAGTGAGTCTCCCCAAGCCAGCAGCTCCCACACAAGGGACCCCATCCCCGGGCATGCAGCTCAGAGGACCTGGGGCTACCTTCCCCCCAACAGGTTCCACCAAGGGCGCAATGACCATGCTGACCAAAGCCATGGCCTTGGAGCTGGGGCCGCACAAGGTGGGGGCTGGAGGCCGGCCGGGGTGCAAGGGGTTcaggctggggtgtggggggagTGGGGCTGGAGGTGAGGCCCAGGTGGAGGCCCAGAGTCTGGGGAGAAGGCCGGCAGCTGACACCCAGGGGCTCTGGCCAGATCCGAGTGAACTCGGTGAATCCCACGGTGGTGCTGACCGCCATGGGCCGGAGGGTCACAGAGGACGCCGAGCTGGCCCAGAGGCTGAAGGAGCGCCACCCGCTGAGGAAGTTTGCAGGTCTGGGACTGGGATCCGGGGTCTGGGgtctgggctgggtctgggatctGGGGTCTGGGGTCTGGGCTGGGTCCGGGGTCTGGGCTGGGTCCCGGGTCTGGGTTCTGGGCTGGGTCCCGGGTCTGGGTTCTGGGCTGGGTCCGGGGTCCGGGGTCTGGCTTCTGGGCTGGGTCCGGGGTCTGGGGTCTGGGgtctgggctgggtctggggtcgTCTGGGTCCGGGGTCTGGGCTGGGTCCGGGGTCCGGGGTCCTGGGGTCTGGGCTGGGTCCGGGGTCCAGGCCGGGACCAGGGCAGGTCCGGGTTCAGGTCCGGGTTCGGGGCCGGGCGGTGGCCGGTCGCACGTTCCCTGTCGGCCGCTGACGCCATCGCTGCCCGCGCAGAGGTGGAGGACGTGGTCAACAGCATCCTCTTCCTGCTCAGCGACCTCAGCGCCTCCACCAGCGGCTCCTGCATCCTCGTGGACGCCGGCTACCTGGCCTCCTGAGGAGGCTGGGGCGCAAGGGCCTGGCCGAGGTGGCCTGGTTTGTCCACCTCCCCGCGTAGGCCCCGCCCCTCAAAGCCCCGCCCTCACATCAGGCCCCGCCTCCAAGGTCCCACCTTCTCAAGGCCCCGCCCCGCTCGCCCGGTTCCCTCAATAAATATGGCTTCTCTGCCGGAAGCAGCGTCGCTGGCGGACGGCAGCCCCGCCGCtctcaggccccgcccccgctGGCCCCGCCTCGCGACCCGAGGGCGCAGGGCGTTTCGTCATGAGGTGCCCTTTGCCCCGGGCACGTGCAGCGCCCAGCGGGCCCCGGGCGAGGAGGCAGGACGCCGTGGACGCGTGCCGGCGTCGGGCGGCGCTTCCGGTCGGTTTGCGACCTTCTGCCCGGGCGGCCGATTTCTATGTCCCCGGCCCCGGCAGCAGGCCGGCCTGCGATTggccgcgccccgcccccaccGCCCGCCAAACGCGGCCAATCCTCGCCGCACAGAGGCGGCCTGTGGAtgtccccgcccccgccgcccagGCCGGCCTGCGATTGGccccgccgcgccccgcccccggcgCCNNNNNNNNNNNNNNNNNNNNNNNNNNNNNNNNNNNNNNNNNNNNNNNNNNNNNNNNNNNNNNNNNNNNNNNNNNNNNNNNNNNNNNNNNNNNNNNNNNNNNNNNNNNNNNNNNNNNNNNNNNNNNNNNNNNNNNNNNNNNNNNNNNNNNNNNNNNNNNNNNNNNNNNNNNNNNNNNNNNNNNNNNNNNNNNNNNNNNNNNGGAGGGTCCACTTCCCCTGCTGCAGGCCGAGAGCCcagcctccccctcctctcccccagggtctggaggacctggaagaagcagaggagccggACCTGGAGGAGGACGAGGACCAGAAAGTACGGGATGAGCTGTGAG includes the following:
- the LOC101536607 gene encoding carbonyl reductase [NADPH] 2-like — encoded protein: MQPSFHGLRALVTGAGKGIGRDTVKALHARGAGVVAVSRTNADLVHLADECPGIQPVCVDLGDWEATERALASVGPVDLLVNNAAVVLSQPFLEVTREAFDRSFNVNLRPVFQVSQMAARSMIERGVPGSIVNVSSMVAHVTFPNLSAYSSTKGAMTMLTKAMALELGPHKIRVNSVNPTVVLTAMGRRVTEDAELAQRLKERHPLRKFAGRDQGRSGFRSGFGAGRWPVARSLSAADAIAARAEVEDVVNSILFLLSDLSASTSGSCILVDAGYLAS